From a region of the Streptacidiphilus albus JL83 genome:
- a CDS encoding type I polyketide synthase codes for MDQRDRLEAVAVVGMGCKLPGAADVEEFWRLLMDNQDAVTPVPEDRFDVAAYYAAEPGTPGKTCSRHGGFLDDPFGFDPSFFGIAPAEARSMDPQQRLVLTVAWEAVESAGIRPSALAASRTGVFIGQATGDFSEEIDSVELGIREATGSRIRAMASGRLSYALDLRGPSMLVDTACSSSLVAVHLARQSLLTRESTLAIAGGVNVILSPKEAIAYSQAGMLAPDGHCKFGDANADGFVRSEGVGVVVLKRLEDALRDGDPVLALLLGSSVTNDGRGSGLLLQPAVSGQTAMLSDACASAGINAGQLDYVEAHGTGTTVGDSVELRALAAAQASRAADRPPLAIGSVKGNIGHTEAAAGIAGLIKTVLIAQHGLLPATLHLEQPTQLLADGELPLEIVTSNRPLVKAGPRALLGVSSFGLSGTNAHVVIGEYAPAPAPERAPVPAPIGGRPELLVLSARSAASLRELARSYAQFLGPDGAGADYALAEVCAAAALRQDAHPFRLWTAAASAGELAANLLDLAEGREIPDGGLGAPVFGAPRNTVFVFPGQGSQWVGMGRTLLDSSPDFRRAMAACDRAVREEAGWSPLELLTGAEEEFPDRIDRVQPLLWAVEVALARTWRAMGVRPDVCVGHSMGEVAAACVSGALDLRSGAAVICRRSRLMRRVSGQGAMLAAEVSAEEARRLVGPYGDKVCVAVENSPRATVLAGDAEALHRIGAELTRRGAFNRLVKVNVASHSAVMDTLREDLLRELAPVRPHTATTPLVSTVHCAPVTGREMDASYWMDNLRRPVRFADSVRLLGKDADNVFLEISPHPVLLSAIEETLQEGGGASGVVASGRRGRDERVELTHGLGRLFALGGRVAWDRWFTPPSRQVPLPRYAWEKADLPRRGGLPQRSEQVRDFPVARQSAGVELHGLAPVPPALYLASVFEAAAAEGEHDGFSLVDARLGQEFLDIGELTGLTVRLSGPSTGERLVTVEAQTAAPAGTAPSVRLRGRLLPAGAAERRTTAALNAALSRCTRYVSGADFLAAAEARGYRIGEQFQAVEQVWRRDGEAVARMRLTAPAGGADWETCFQPLLAALPRSLSTRATYVPVSFGRVRLFGDLGGEFWSRAAFRVDGPGTARADVQVLDPAGLLLAEFRDLRLSRLVAPAPTGRRRMAAGLLSAVARRLSGEQSPRQDPLPARPALPAPATATASAPAPAQEHRQRTPGDHPPQDASDRSTPDRVAAAAAGVLGMPVDRLDARRPLCDYGLDSLLASQLRGRLRTALGIDLPIGRLLGPESLERLVASVGASPA; via the coding sequence ATGGACCAGCGGGATCGGCTCGAAGCGGTAGCGGTCGTCGGCATGGGGTGCAAGCTCCCGGGTGCCGCCGATGTCGAGGAGTTCTGGCGGCTGCTGATGGACAATCAGGACGCGGTCACCCCGGTCCCCGAGGACCGCTTCGACGTGGCGGCCTACTACGCGGCGGAACCGGGGACACCGGGCAAGACCTGCTCCAGGCACGGCGGCTTCCTGGACGACCCCTTCGGCTTCGACCCCTCCTTCTTCGGCATCGCGCCCGCCGAGGCCCGCAGCATGGACCCGCAGCAGCGGCTGGTGCTCACCGTCGCCTGGGAGGCGGTCGAGTCGGCGGGCATCCGCCCCTCGGCGCTCGCCGCGAGCCGCACCGGGGTCTTCATCGGCCAGGCCACCGGCGACTTCAGCGAGGAGATCGACTCGGTCGAGCTCGGCATCCGCGAGGCGACCGGCAGCCGGATCCGGGCGATGGCCTCCGGCCGGCTCTCCTACGCGCTCGACCTGCGCGGCCCCAGCATGCTGGTGGACACCGCCTGCTCCTCCTCCCTGGTCGCCGTGCACCTGGCCAGGCAGAGCCTGCTCACCCGGGAGAGCACCCTCGCCATCGCCGGGGGCGTCAACGTGATCCTCTCCCCGAAGGAGGCCATCGCCTACTCCCAGGCGGGCATGCTCGCCCCGGACGGGCACTGCAAGTTCGGCGACGCCAACGCCGACGGCTTCGTCCGCAGCGAGGGGGTCGGCGTCGTCGTCCTCAAGCGGCTGGAGGACGCACTCCGCGACGGCGACCCGGTGCTCGCGCTGCTGCTCGGGAGCTCGGTCACCAACGACGGGCGCGGCAGCGGCCTGCTGCTGCAGCCCGCCGTCTCCGGGCAGACGGCCATGCTCAGCGACGCCTGCGCCAGCGCCGGCATCAACGCCGGCCAGCTGGACTACGTCGAGGCGCACGGGACCGGGACCACCGTCGGCGACAGCGTCGAACTCCGGGCGCTGGCAGCCGCGCAGGCGTCACGGGCGGCGGACCGGCCGCCGCTCGCCATCGGCTCGGTCAAGGGCAACATCGGCCACACCGAGGCGGCGGCCGGCATCGCCGGACTCATCAAGACCGTCCTGATCGCCCAGCACGGCTTACTGCCCGCCACGCTCCACCTGGAGCAGCCGACCCAGCTGCTCGCCGACGGCGAACTGCCGCTGGAGATCGTCACCAGCAACCGGCCGCTGGTGAAGGCCGGTCCGCGGGCCCTGCTCGGAGTCAGCTCCTTCGGGCTCTCCGGGACCAACGCCCATGTGGTGATCGGCGAGTACGCACCCGCCCCGGCCCCCGAACGCGCCCCCGTCCCCGCGCCGATCGGCGGCCGGCCCGAACTGCTGGTGCTCAGCGCCCGTTCGGCCGCCTCGCTGCGCGAACTGGCCCGCTCCTACGCCCAGTTCCTCGGGCCGGACGGCGCCGGTGCGGACTACGCCCTGGCCGAGGTCTGCGCCGCCGCCGCGCTGCGGCAGGACGCGCACCCGTTCCGGCTCTGGACCGCGGCCGCCTCCGCGGGGGAGCTCGCCGCCAACCTGCTCGACCTGGCCGAGGGCCGGGAGATCCCGGACGGCGGGCTGGGCGCCCCCGTCTTCGGCGCGCCCCGGAACACCGTGTTCGTCTTCCCGGGGCAGGGCTCCCAGTGGGTCGGCATGGGACGGACGCTGCTCGACAGCTCCCCGGACTTCCGACGGGCGATGGCCGCCTGCGACCGGGCCGTCCGCGAGGAGGCCGGCTGGTCCCCGCTGGAGCTGCTCACCGGAGCGGAGGAGGAGTTCCCCGACCGGATCGACCGGGTGCAGCCGCTGCTCTGGGCGGTGGAGGTGGCGCTCGCCCGGACCTGGCGGGCCATGGGCGTCCGGCCGGACGTCTGCGTCGGCCACAGCATGGGCGAAGTGGCCGCCGCCTGCGTGAGCGGCGCCCTGGACCTCCGCAGCGGGGCCGCGGTGATCTGCCGGCGCAGCCGGCTGATGCGGCGCGTCTCCGGGCAGGGGGCGATGCTGGCCGCCGAGGTGTCCGCCGAGGAGGCCCGGCGGCTGGTGGGCCCCTACGGCGACAAGGTCTGCGTCGCCGTCGAGAACTCGCCCCGGGCGACCGTCCTGGCCGGCGACGCCGAGGCACTGCACCGCATCGGCGCGGAACTGACCCGGCGCGGCGCGTTCAACCGGCTGGTGAAGGTGAACGTGGCCTCCCACTCCGCGGTGATGGACACCCTGCGCGAGGACCTGCTGCGGGAGCTCGCCCCGGTCCGCCCGCACACCGCCACCACCCCGCTGGTGTCCACGGTCCACTGCGCGCCGGTCACCGGAAGGGAGATGGACGCGTCCTACTGGATGGACAACCTGCGCCGACCGGTCCGCTTCGCCGACAGCGTGCGCCTGCTCGGCAAGGACGCCGACAACGTCTTCCTGGAGATCAGCCCGCACCCCGTGCTGCTGAGCGCGATCGAGGAGACGCTCCAGGAGGGCGGCGGCGCGTCCGGCGTCGTCGCGTCCGGCCGACGGGGGCGGGACGAACGCGTGGAGCTCACCCACGGCCTCGGCCGGCTCTTCGCGCTGGGCGGCCGGGTCGCCTGGGACCGCTGGTTCACTCCCCCGAGCCGTCAGGTCCCGCTGCCGCGCTACGCCTGGGAGAAGGCCGATCTGCCCCGCCGCGGCGGACTGCCGCAACGCTCGGAGCAGGTACGGGACTTCCCGGTGGCCCGGCAGTCGGCCGGGGTCGAGCTGCACGGACTCGCCCCCGTGCCCCCCGCGCTCTACCTCGCGTCGGTGTTCGAGGCCGCGGCGGCGGAGGGCGAGCACGACGGCTTCAGCCTGGTCGACGCCCGGCTCGGACAGGAGTTCCTCGACATCGGCGAGTTGACCGGGCTCACGGTCCGGCTCTCCGGTCCGTCGACGGGCGAGCGGCTGGTCACGGTCGAGGCGCAGACCGCCGCACCGGCCGGGACGGCCCCGTCCGTCCGTCTCCGGGGCCGGCTGCTCCCGGCCGGGGCGGCCGAGCGGCGCACCACGGCGGCACTGAACGCCGCGCTCTCGCGCTGCACCAGGTACGTCTCCGGGGCGGACTTCCTCGCCGCCGCCGAGGCCAGGGGCTACCGGATCGGCGAGCAGTTCCAGGCGGTCGAGCAGGTGTGGCGGCGCGACGGAGAGGCCGTGGCCCGGATGCGCCTCACGGCGCCGGCGGGCGGGGCGGACTGGGAGACCTGCTTCCAGCCCCTGTTGGCGGCGCTGCCCCGGTCGCTGTCCACCCGCGCGACCTACGTCCCGGTGTCCTTCGGCCGGGTGCGGCTGTTCGGCGACCTCGGCGGCGAGTTCTGGAGCCGGGCGGCCTTCCGGGTCGACGGGCCCGGGACCGCGCGCGCGGACGTCCAGGTCCTCGACCCGGCCGGGCTGCTGCTGGCCGAGTTCCGCGACCTGCGGCTGAGCCGGCTGGTGGCGCCCGCACCGACCGGCCGCCGGCGGATGGCGGCCGGCCTGCTCTCGGCCGTGGCCCGACGGCTGTCGGGCGAGCAGTCACCGCGTCAGGACCCGCTCCCGGCCCGGCCCGCGCTGCCGGCTCCGGCAACGGCAACGGCATCGGCTCCGGCTCCGGCTCAGGAGCACCGGCAGCGGACGCCCGGTGACCACCCGCCGCAGGACGCCTCGGACCGCAGCACCCCGGACCGGGTGGCCGCAGCGGCCGCCGGCGTGCTGGGCATGCCGGTGGACCGGCTGGACGCCCGTCGGCCGCTGTGCGACTACGGCCTCGACTCCCTCCTCGCCTCCCAGCTCCGCGGGCGGCTGCGCACGGCCCTGGGCATCGACCTGCCGATCGGGCGGCTGCTCGGCCCCGAGAGCCTGGAGCGGCTGGTGGCGAGCGTCGGGGCGTCACCCGCGTGA
- a CDS encoding DUF2470 domain-containing protein, which yields MDSTGNRAVEPSPAERVRSVLGAAHSLTVLANSQQHDLFGPDLVGFAEDGIRLRTPADIRLVRETEHAAGPGMPALLQWTDLAPLAVRQRVRAQVRITGWLHPADGATGDATAALLLEPRQVALDTGGADTLVDPRELAAAEPDPIARHESGLLLHLVEGHQDHVAALTRLLDPYLMLGVAAVTPLALDRHGIVLRLEHHRDHRDVRLPFLEPLLDAEQVGHRIHALLAASPRGGRRRTRTSGGH from the coding sequence GTGGATTCCACCGGGAACCGTGCCGTCGAACCGTCCCCCGCCGAGCGGGTCCGCAGCGTGCTCGGAGCCGCGCACTCGCTGACCGTGCTCGCCAACAGCCAGCAGCACGACCTCTTCGGACCCGACCTGGTCGGATTCGCCGAGGACGGCATCCGGCTGCGGACGCCCGCGGACATCCGCCTCGTCCGGGAGACGGAGCACGCGGCCGGTCCGGGGATGCCGGCCCTGCTCCAGTGGACCGATCTCGCGCCGCTGGCCGTGCGGCAGCGGGTGCGCGCGCAGGTCCGGATCACCGGCTGGCTGCACCCGGCCGACGGGGCGACCGGTGACGCCACCGCCGCTCTGCTGCTGGAGCCGCGCCAGGTGGCGCTGGACACCGGCGGCGCCGACACCCTGGTCGACCCCCGGGAACTGGCCGCCGCCGAGCCCGACCCGATCGCCCGCCACGAGTCGGGGCTGCTGCTCCACCTGGTCGAGGGCCACCAGGACCACGTCGCCGCCCTGACCCGGCTGCTCGACCCCTACCTGATGCTCGGGGTGGCCGCGGTGACCCCGCTCGCGCTGGACCGGCACGGGATCGTGCTGCGCCTGGAGCACCACCGGGACCACCGCGACGTGCGGCTGCCCTTCCTGGAACCGCTGCTCGACGCCGAGCAGGTGGGCCACCGGATCCACGCCCTGCTGGCGGCGTCCCCGCGCGGCGGCAGGCGCCGGACCCGCACGTCGGGCGGCCACTGA
- a CDS encoding LysR family transcriptional regulator, whose product MELRWLETFVMVSRQGGLSAAAEAMGYARSTVTGHIQSLERSLGAQLVDRRSPGQPLTAAGAALIEHAEAILAQVDRARTMVARAEEDRNHSLVLGANSSVCVYRLPSFLRLLGRLAPNVRFEVEADSTRELLERVESGSVDIALVTGLLEQSRPSQARERGALHRTLWEEEVVMVGTREAATHPRKVLLTGPGCVYRELTEQDFLSRMPEADVLQVGTLEGVKSAVLAGLGVGLLPVVAVKSLLLQGHLVQTPLRSRHKVITDVVWNPGTCPSGLEAQLLRLQPVSELDPPAPARRPAARPALAPALAAVG is encoded by the coding sequence ATGGAACTGCGCTGGTTGGAGACTTTCGTCATGGTGTCGCGCCAGGGCGGACTGAGTGCGGCGGCGGAGGCCATGGGGTACGCGCGCTCCACGGTGACCGGGCACATCCAGAGCCTGGAGCGTTCGCTGGGCGCCCAGCTGGTCGACCGGCGGTCCCCCGGACAGCCGCTGACGGCCGCCGGGGCGGCTCTGATCGAGCACGCGGAGGCCATCCTCGCGCAGGTGGACCGGGCGCGGACGATGGTCGCCCGGGCCGAGGAGGACCGGAACCACTCGCTGGTGCTCGGCGCCAACAGCTCGGTCTGCGTCTACCGGCTGCCCAGCTTCCTGCGGCTGCTGGGACGGCTCGCCCCCAACGTGCGCTTCGAGGTGGAGGCGGACTCCACCCGGGAGCTGCTGGAGCGGGTGGAGTCCGGAAGCGTCGACATCGCCCTCGTCACCGGGCTGCTGGAGCAGAGCCGGCCGTCCCAGGCCAGGGAGCGCGGCGCGCTGCACCGGACCCTCTGGGAGGAGGAGGTGGTCATGGTCGGCACCCGCGAGGCGGCGACGCATCCGCGGAAGGTGCTGCTCACCGGGCCCGGCTGCGTCTACCGGGAGCTGACCGAGCAGGACTTCCTGAGCCGGATGCCCGAGGCGGACGTGCTGCAGGTCGGCACGCTGGAGGGGGTCAAGTCGGCGGTCCTGGCCGGTCTCGGGGTCGGGCTGCTGCCGGTGGTGGCGGTCAAGTCGCTGCTGCTCCAGGGCCATCTGGTGCAGACTCCGCTGCGCAGCCGGCACAAGGTGATCACTGACGTGGTGTGGAACCCGGGCACCTGCCCCAGCGGTCTGGAGGCGCAGCTGCTGCGGCTGCAGCCGGTTTCCGAACTCGACCCGCCCGCCCCGGCCCGGCGCCCGGCGGCGCGCCCGGCCCTGGCGCCCGCCCTGGCGGCGGTGGGCTGA
- a CDS encoding class I SAM-dependent methyltransferase: MCELGPDDVMRRALTAPGPEVLEIERCDGFRNRAHLDWWLRDPAAPPPTDVAALDWITGGPVLDIGCATGRHVELLRDRGIEATGIDSCPAAVELATRAGVDCRVGDAWRPPVGAGYAAVTALGANLGIAGAVARVPGFLGALATALRPGGQLIVTSIDWRQATGPHGEFVAERRRAGRYPGDARLRLRLGETVSSWFDWVWVDRDSLDAAASEAGLRVAGVMSWRHHYAARLVAQDR; encoded by the coding sequence GTGTGCGAACTCGGCCCGGACGACGTCATGCGGCGGGCGCTGACCGCCCCGGGGCCCGAGGTGCTGGAGATCGAGCGCTGCGACGGGTTCCGCAACCGGGCCCACCTCGACTGGTGGCTGCGCGACCCGGCCGCGCCGCCGCCGACCGACGTGGCCGCGCTGGACTGGATCACCGGCGGCCCGGTGCTGGACATCGGCTGCGCCACCGGACGCCATGTCGAGCTGCTCCGCGACCGCGGCATCGAGGCGACCGGGATCGACTCCTGCCCGGCCGCCGTCGAGCTGGCGACCAGGGCCGGGGTCGACTGCCGGGTCGGCGACGCCTGGCGGCCGCCGGTCGGCGCCGGGTACGCGGCGGTGACCGCGCTCGGGGCCAACCTCGGGATCGCCGGGGCGGTGGCCCGGGTGCCCGGCTTCCTGGGGGCGCTGGCCACGGCGCTGCGCCCGGGCGGCCAGTTGATCGTGACCAGCATCGACTGGCGGCAGGCCACCGGCCCGCACGGGGAGTTCGTCGCCGAGCGGCGCCGGGCCGGCCGCTACCCCGGCGACGCCCGGCTGCGGCTGCGCCTGGGGGAGACCGTCAGCAGCTGGTTCGACTGGGTGTGGGTGGATCGGGACAGCCTCGACGCGGCCGCCTCCGAGGCGGGCCTGCGGGTGGCCGGGGTCATGTCCTGGCGGCACCACTACGCCGCCCGGCTGGTCGCCCAGGACCGCTGA
- a CDS encoding TetR/AcrR family transcriptional regulator yields the protein MNEEDRAAAGAQPGRRERNKQRVRSRLYSSAMQLFTEKGYEQTSIEEIAEAADVARGTFFNYFQHKEDLITAWGDSRRSQLRQGLADTEADGADDLRSTLERCMGVLARVNEAEREMSRAMLTAWVKAGRPLIEEPYAGEIFAETVEAARTRGETRPAVEPRQVGNFLRDGYLGTLYRWCQQEKVDEGDLHSELLALTEIVLSGVTLSRA from the coding sequence GTGAACGAAGAGGACCGAGCCGCCGCCGGCGCCCAACCGGGGCGCCGCGAGCGCAACAAGCAGCGAGTGCGCAGTCGGCTGTACTCGTCGGCCATGCAGCTCTTCACCGAGAAGGGGTACGAGCAGACCTCCATCGAGGAGATCGCCGAGGCCGCCGACGTGGCGCGCGGCACCTTCTTCAACTACTTCCAGCACAAGGAGGACCTGATCACCGCCTGGGGCGACTCCCGGCGCTCCCAGCTGCGCCAGGGGCTGGCCGACACGGAGGCCGACGGCGCCGACGACCTCCGCTCGACGCTGGAACGCTGCATGGGGGTGCTGGCCCGGGTCAACGAGGCGGAGCGGGAGATGTCCCGGGCCATGCTGACCGCCTGGGTGAAGGCCGGGCGTCCGCTGATCGAGGAGCCGTACGCGGGCGAGATCTTCGCGGAGACGGTCGAAGCCGCGCGCACCCGGGGCGAGACCCGCCCGGCGGTCGAGCCGCGTCAGGTGGGCAACTTCCTCCGGGACGGCTACCTCGGCACCCTCTACCGCTGGTGCCAGCAGGAGAAGGTGGACGAGGGGGACCTCCATTCGGAGCTGCTGGCACTGACCGAGATCGTCCTCTCCGGCGTCACCCTCTCCCGGGCCTGA
- a CDS encoding DedA family protein, with protein sequence MTPELPGALARLAPLLEHYGYAAVFLLVLLDNCLVPVPGQTLLTAAAVYAGAGALSLPGVVGTAFAGAVVGAALAYLVGRVGGRAFVHRYGRYVLLPPKRFAPVEAFFVRNGGKVLLFARFLDGLRQTSGVLAGISGMDWRRFGVYNVLGSLLWVGVWAGLGYSTGTHIGLVYTEVVRYQLYALLLLVAVVAVLVTRAVLRRRREASARSEGDGGGED encoded by the coding sequence ATGACCCCCGAACTGCCCGGCGCGCTGGCGCGGCTCGCCCCGCTGCTGGAGCACTACGGCTACGCGGCGGTGTTCCTGCTGGTGCTGCTGGACAACTGCCTGGTGCCGGTGCCCGGGCAGACCCTGCTGACGGCCGCCGCCGTCTACGCCGGCGCGGGCGCCCTCAGCCTGCCGGGCGTGGTCGGGACCGCGTTCGCCGGCGCGGTGGTCGGCGCCGCGCTGGCGTACCTGGTCGGCCGGGTCGGCGGGCGGGCCTTCGTCCACCGCTACGGGCGCTACGTTCTGCTGCCGCCGAAGCGGTTCGCCCCGGTGGAGGCCTTCTTCGTCCGCAACGGCGGCAAGGTCCTGCTGTTCGCCCGGTTCCTCGACGGCCTGCGCCAGACCAGCGGAGTGCTGGCCGGGATCTCCGGGATGGACTGGCGCCGCTTCGGCGTCTACAACGTGCTCGGGTCGCTGCTCTGGGTCGGCGTCTGGGCCGGACTCGGCTACTCCACCGGGACCCATATCGGCCTGGTCTACACCGAGGTGGTCCGCTACCAGCTCTACGCCCTGCTGCTGCTGGTCGCGGTCGTCGCGGTGCTGGTCACCCGGGCCGTGCTGCGCCGTCGCCGGGAGGCGTCCGCCAGGTCCGAGGGCGACGGGGGTGGGGAGGACTGA
- a CDS encoding MFS transporter: MTDPALSLVPARLDRLGWSGFHTRLVIALGVAWVLDGLEITIAGNVTSILTQPDTLNLSSASVSFSVGTVYLLGEVAGALVFGWLSDKWGRRNLFMITLGVYLAGGALTACTAGHSQGWVLWLDATRFIAGMGIGGEYAAINSAIDELIPARYRGRVDIAVNGTYWGGALLATVFVLAVVDHLPAGYAWRLAFLLGPALGFVVIFVRKNLPESPRWLLMHGRVEEAEAAVREIERSVEATGGTLAPVDEANAVQVTRSGDIGFLALARMLFTRYPGRSVLGASLMITQSFLYNAIFFTYTLVLTKIYHVPSGDTAYYFLFFALGNLAGPLTIGRLFDTVGRRKMISGTYFVSGSLLAVSAFLFKAGLLDAVTQTACWCVIFFFASAGASAAYLTVSEIFPVEVRAKAIAVFFVIAQSFGALGPWLYGRLIGTGQDHFKLFVGYLIGAAVMIVGAVVEVLLGVDAEGRSLESLSGPAVSPPHPRRPRTWRTPPGDGAARPG, encoded by the coding sequence ATGACGGACCCCGCGCTCAGCCTGGTTCCGGCCCGGCTGGACCGGCTGGGCTGGTCGGGCTTCCACACCCGGCTGGTGATCGCCCTCGGCGTCGCCTGGGTGCTGGACGGCCTGGAGATCACCATCGCCGGCAATGTCACCAGCATCCTCACCCAGCCCGACACGCTGAACCTCTCCTCGGCCTCGGTGAGCTTCTCCGTCGGCACGGTGTACCTGCTGGGCGAGGTCGCCGGGGCGCTGGTCTTCGGCTGGCTCTCGGACAAGTGGGGCCGGCGCAACCTCTTCATGATCACGCTCGGGGTGTACCTGGCCGGCGGGGCGCTCACCGCCTGCACCGCCGGCCACTCCCAGGGCTGGGTGCTGTGGCTGGACGCCACCCGTTTCATCGCCGGCATGGGCATCGGCGGCGAGTACGCCGCCATCAACTCGGCCATCGACGAACTGATCCCGGCCCGCTACCGGGGCCGGGTCGACATCGCCGTCAACGGGACGTACTGGGGCGGCGCGCTGCTGGCCACCGTCTTCGTCCTGGCCGTGGTCGACCACCTGCCGGCCGGCTACGCCTGGCGGTTGGCGTTCCTGCTCGGACCCGCCCTGGGCTTCGTCGTCATCTTCGTCCGCAAGAACCTGCCGGAGAGTCCGCGCTGGCTGCTGATGCACGGCCGGGTCGAGGAGGCGGAGGCGGCGGTCCGGGAGATCGAGCGCAGCGTCGAGGCCACCGGCGGCACCCTGGCGCCGGTGGACGAGGCCAACGCCGTCCAGGTCACCCGCAGCGGCGACATCGGCTTCCTCGCCCTGGCCCGGATGCTGTTCACCCGCTACCCGGGCCGCTCGGTGCTGGGCGCGTCGCTGATGATCACTCAGTCCTTCCTCTACAACGCCATCTTCTTCACCTACACCCTGGTGCTGACCAAGATCTACCACGTCCCCAGCGGCGACACCGCGTACTACTTCCTCTTCTTCGCCCTGGGGAACCTGGCCGGCCCGCTGACCATCGGCCGGCTGTTCGACACCGTCGGCCGCCGGAAGATGATCTCCGGCACCTACTTCGTCTCCGGGTCGCTGCTGGCCGTGAGCGCCTTCCTGTTCAAGGCCGGCCTGCTCGACGCGGTCACCCAGACGGCCTGCTGGTGCGTCATCTTCTTCTTCGCCTCGGCCGGGGCCAGCGCCGCCTACCTCACCGTCAGCGAGATCTTCCCGGTGGAGGTGCGGGCCAAGGCCATCGCCGTCTTCTTCGTGATCGCCCAGTCCTTCGGCGCACTCGGCCCCTGGCTCTACGGCCGGCTGATCGGCACCGGCCAGGACCACTTCAAGCTGTTCGTCGGCTACCTGATCGGGGCCGCGGTGATGATCGTCGGGGCGGTGGTGGAGGTCCTCCTGGGCGTCGACGCCGAGGGGCGCTCGCTGGAGTCCCTCTCCGGCCCGGCCGTCAGTCCTCCCCACCCCCGTCGCCCTCGGACCTGGCGGACGCCTCCCGGCGACGGCGCAGCACGGCCCGGGTGA
- a CDS encoding cobalamin B12-binding domain-containing protein, which yields MSSIGRRQLSVVLSSVSSDSHTWNLVYLQLLLEEQGYLVHNLGACVPDQVIVDAVRQHRPDALVISSVNGHGHLDGARMIRALRAEGDPEVAEVPAMIGGKLGIGGPANAHLADSLITAGFTAVFTEGAAPQDFSQALSAAASAHRPVLAEEVAA from the coding sequence GTGTCCAGCATCGGTCGTCGCCAACTGAGTGTGGTGCTGTCGAGTGTCTCGTCCGACTCGCACACCTGGAACCTGGTCTACCTCCAACTCCTGCTCGAAGAGCAGGGCTACCTGGTGCACAACCTCGGCGCCTGCGTGCCGGATCAGGTCATCGTCGACGCGGTGCGGCAGCACCGGCCCGACGCCCTGGTGATCTCCTCCGTCAACGGCCACGGACACCTCGACGGGGCCCGGATGATCCGCGCCCTGCGGGCCGAGGGCGACCCGGAGGTGGCGGAGGTGCCGGCGATGATCGGCGGGAAGCTCGGCATCGGCGGTCCGGCCAACGCCCACCTGGCGGACTCGCTGATCACCGCCGGCTTCACCGCGGTGTTCACCGAGGGCGCCGCGCCGCAGGACTTCAGCCAGGCGCTGAGCGCCGCGGCCTCCGCCCACCGCCCGGTCCTGGCCGAGGAGGTGGCGGCGTGA